From Terriglobales bacterium, a single genomic window includes:
- a CDS encoding MFS transporter: MIQKGKPLYYGWWIAAAAAIGTGLGGPPILVFCFPVFLKALTHEFHASRSAISLAFTLHNVASALAAPFVGRLLDRIGVRKFIVGGTLLLALLLIGNSFITVSVAGIYAFNILGGIFGQGSGPIPYSKAVSNWFDRYRGTALALMMVGLGSSAMVMPSIVQRIISMMSWRAAYALYGGAIFLIALPVLAAAMKDTPAELGLFPDGSAVPPSVNVEGPEGLTLQEARRSGTFWLLIAAVVLLSSSVHACVMHLAAMLTDEGMSAQTAALASSMAGLGLLGGRVITGFLLDRYFGARVAMCFSASAVLGAVLLLITRSGSIPFLAAFCIGLGMGAEGDLIAYLTSRYFGLRSFGEIYGFIFGSFVLAGASGAFLMGFGFDRTGSYTAPLIGFVVAIFAAIVLFSRLGPYRYVVVTPFAEIESLQRGATAGA; this comes from the coding sequence TCACCCATGAGTTCCATGCCAGCCGCTCGGCTATTTCGCTCGCGTTCACATTGCACAATGTTGCGTCTGCATTGGCTGCGCCGTTCGTAGGACGACTGCTGGATCGAATCGGCGTGCGCAAGTTCATCGTCGGTGGAACGCTTCTGCTTGCACTGTTGTTGATCGGCAACAGCTTTATTACCGTGAGCGTCGCGGGAATCTATGCCTTCAACATACTTGGAGGGATTTTCGGCCAGGGCTCTGGCCCGATCCCTTACTCCAAGGCAGTTTCAAATTGGTTCGATCGATACCGTGGGACAGCGCTTGCCCTCATGATGGTCGGTCTTGGGTCGTCCGCGATGGTGATGCCCTCGATCGTACAGCGCATTATCTCCATGATGAGTTGGAGAGCGGCGTATGCGCTCTACGGAGGCGCGATATTCTTGATTGCGCTTCCAGTACTCGCTGCCGCAATGAAAGATACGCCGGCAGAGTTGGGACTCTTTCCCGATGGATCGGCTGTTCCACCCAGCGTCAACGTTGAAGGTCCTGAGGGGCTTACGTTACAGGAGGCGCGCCGCAGCGGAACTTTTTGGCTGCTCATCGCCGCGGTAGTTCTGCTGAGCTCCAGTGTGCACGCCTGCGTGATGCATCTGGCGGCCATGCTCACCGACGAAGGAATGTCGGCGCAAACTGCGGCGCTTGCAAGTTCGATGGCGGGTCTCGGGCTGCTCGGAGGCCGAGTCATCACCGGCTTTCTGCTCGACCGATACTTTGGCGCACGAGTCGCGATGTGCTTTTCCGCTTCCGCAGTATTGGGAGCCGTCCTCCTTCTAATCACACGCAGCGGCTCAATTCCCTTCTTAGCAGCCTTCTGTATTGGTCTCGGCATGGGAGCGGAGGGCGACCTGATCGCCTACCTCACCAGCCGCTATTTCGGGCTGCGGTCGTTTGGCGAGATCTATGGCTTTATTTTTGGATCGTTTGTGCTCGCTGGAGCTTCTGGCGCGTTCCTTATGGGCTTCGGATTCGATCGTACCGGCTCGTACACGGCGCCGCTGATCGGATTTGTTGTGGCGATCTTCGCTGCTATCGTCCTGTTCAGCAGGCTAGGCCCATATCGGTATGTAGTCGTTACGCCATTCGCTGAAATTGAGAGCCTGCAACGCGGAGCTACGGCAGGCGCGTAA